The Tachyglossus aculeatus isolate mTacAcu1 chromosome 22, mTacAcu1.pri, whole genome shotgun sequence genome window below encodes:
- the LOC119944010 gene encoding olfactory receptor 4S2-like: MQKINNVTEFEFLGLSQNIEVQKTCFVIFFLFYAFILVGNILIMLTIYFGKLYRSPMYFFLSYLSLVDLCYSSVTAPKMIRDLISEKKTISFEGCMIQLFVVHYFGSTEIFLLTVMAYDRYVAICKPLHYLNIMNRSVCNKMLVGTWVTGIIHSMIQLSLVVRLPFCGPNVIDHYFCDVHPVLKLACANAYVAGVVDTANSGTITLGPFLILLFSYAVILWSLRHQSKEGRRKALSTCGSHMAAVIIFFGPCTFMYMRPDTTFSGDKMVAIFYTIITPMLNPLIYTLRNAVVKNAMKKLWSRKMVLQK; the protein is encoded by the coding sequence ATGCAAAAGATAAACAATGTCACGGAATTTGAGTTCTTGGGACTTTCTCAGAACATAGAAGTGCAGAAGACATGTTTTGTGATATTTTTCCTCTTCTATGCCTTCATCCTTGTGGGAAACATCCTCATCATGCTGACCATCTATTTCGGAAAACTCTACAggtcacccatgtacttcttcctcagctaTCTGTCTCTGGTAGATCTTTGTTACTCCTCTGTCACGGCCCCCAAGATGATCAGAGACCTAatctctgagaagaaaaccatctcctttgaGGGGTGTATGATACAACTTTTTGTTGTCCATTACTTTGGTTCCACCGAGATCTTCCTCCTTACAGTGATGGCCTACGACCGTTACGTGGCGATCTGCAAACCCCTCCATTACCTGAACATCATGAACCGGTCTGTGTGCAATAAAATGCTTGTGGGCACATGGGTCACGGGCATCATCCACTCCATGATTCAGTTGTCCCTGGTTGTCCggctgcccttctgtggccccaatgtgaTCGATCACTATTTTTGCGATGTCCATCCCGTGCTGAAACTTGCCTGTGCCAACGCTTATGTTGCTGGTGTTGTAGACACGGCCAATAGTGGGACGATCACTCTGGGGCCCTTTCTCATCTTGCTCTTCTCTTATGCTGTCATATTGTGGTCCCTGAGACATCAGAGCAAAGAAGGACGGCGGAAAGCTCTCTCTACTTGTGGTTCTCACATGGCTGCGGTCATCATCTTCTTTGGTCCCTGTACTTTTATGTACATGCGACCGGACACCACCTTTTCGGGAGATAAAATGGTTGCCATATTTTATACCATCATCACCCCCATGTTAAACCCTCtgatctacactctgaggaatgCAGTGGTGAAGAATGCCATGAAGAAGTTGTGGAGTAGGAAAATGGTTTTGCAAAAATGA
- the LOC119943765 gene encoding olfactory receptor 4P4-like, whose protein sequence is MGNQNNISEFILLGLSPNPTVQVICFGLFLLLYIGVMMGNLLILLTIRFSHLINQPMYFFLSYLSLVDLCYTSTISPKLIADLMVQRRTISFPTCMTQLFASHFFGGVEIFVLVWMAYDRFVAICKPLHYTVIMNRRACNCMLLLACVVAFVHSMAQLLLTLQLPFCGPNQIDHYFCDVNPLLKLACTDTYMVGLLMVANTGMIATLTFVVLLISYLVILVSLRTCSPHSQRKALSTCGSHITVVVLFFGPCIFIYVRPATTFMADKVLAVFYTIIVPMFNPLIYTLRNTEMKSAIRKVWCRRVISGGK, encoded by the coding sequence ATGGGAAACCAGaacaatatttcagaatttaTTCTCTTGGGACTCTCCCCAAATCCTACAGTGCAGGTTATCTGTTTTGGGCTGTTTCTGCTCCTTTACATTGGCGTCATGATGGGAAATCTACTCATTCTCCTCACCATCCGTTTCAGCCacctaatcaatcagccaatgtatttcttcctcagttacctgtcCCTTGTGGATCTCTGCTACACCTCTACCATCTCCCCTAAACTCATTGCTGATTTGATGGTGCAGAGGAGAACCATTTCCTTCCCCACCTGTATGACCCAGCtttttgcttctcacttctttGGCGGTGTTGAGATCTTCGTTCTGGTGTGGATGGCTTATGATCGTTTTGTGGCCATCTGCAAGCCACTGCACTATACAGTTATCATGAACCGGCGGGCGTGTAactgcatgctgcttctcgcctgTGTCGTGGCATTCGTGCATTCGATGGCTCAGTTACTCCTCACCCTCCAGTTGCCCTTCTGTGGGCCCAATCAGATTGATCACTATTTTTGTGATGTGAACCCCCTGCTGAAACTTGCCTGCACTGACACCTACATGGTAGGCCTCTTGATGGTGGCCAACACAGGAATGATCGCCACGCTCACCTTTGTGGTGTTGCTTATTTCGTACCTAGTCATATTAGTTTCCCTAAGAACATGCTCCCCTCACAGTCAGCGCAAAGCCCTGTCCACCTGCGGTTCCCATATCACTGTGGTGGTCTTATTCTTTGGTCCCTGCATCTTCATCTATGTACGTCCAGCCACCACCTTCATGGCGGATAAAGTACTTGCTGTGTTTTACACCATAATTGtccccatgttcaaccctctcATTTACACGCTGAGAAATACAGAGATGAAAAGTGCCATCAGGAAGGTGTGGTGCAGGAGGGTGATTTCTGGGGGGAAATAA